The Lodderomyces elongisporus chromosome 6, complete sequence region CATTTGAATCCTCTAATCTTGAATCACCTTGGTCCTCATTCGGCAATTGACTCTGTTGCCTCActtcaaatttttgttgGTAATTCTTGAATTTCGCAAGACTGTCCCTAACTAACTTTACTTGTAAGCTTTCCTTCTGTTTCAAGTAATATACAGTTTCAACATCACCATGGTCACtctcaatttgttttattgCATCATTTAATTGCTTGACAAATTCATTCAACTTACGATACGATTCGGTACATTTCTTGAATGAAGAGCTTAATTTTTCAGCCAAAAGTTGATCTTCTTCAGCCGGCGTTTGATCGAGATTAAGAAGATCTTTGCGGATTGATGAAAGAAGAGTATGGTCAATATGATGTAGCTGGTTTTCGATACTATCTGATAAGGCTTCGAATTCCGGGAAATCCTTGTATTTGTGGGAGGTGTTGGTAGCTACTCGTTCCAAGTCGTTATCAAATGCGTTGTTAAAGGACATCGTATGGAGTGTGGTAGACGAAAGATGGGCGGAGGGGCGGAGGGGCGGAAGGGAAAGGGTATGAACTTGTAggataaaacaaaattgaaattaaaaaaaagcaatgaTGCGCttggaagaaagaaaagaaaaaaatttgaaggaaatagaaaagtGAATTAAAAATGGAGAAAGTGGATTGGAATCacgaaagaaaagatattATTAAAAAGGTATCTGAGGTTGATGAATATACTAGGTACGTTATAAAGTGACTTGAAAGTGTCACCTAGCTCTAAATTAGACGACTCAGGCTGTGCACTTTTTACTGAAGCACAAAGTCACAAGTGATAAGAAGTGGTAGCAATTTATATTCCAACACCAAACTAAGAATATTTgaataagaaaaataaagaacaaaactaAGGAAAATAAGTACAGACAATTCATGTTCACAattaaacaacaacaacaaaaaaaaaaaattacaactGTAGCCATGACTATTTAATTTATATCAAAAAGTACATTATAAATGTTTCTATAGGTATATATttctgtatatatataaatgatAAGATAATGAAATATTGAAATATTGAAATATGAATGTGGTGGTGTCAAGTAGATATACCAGATGGTAGAAACCTGTGGTCATCTCTACATAAATGTATCAATTGTCTCCACGATAAATTTAATCTTCTTGTTCCGCAATAAACTTTTCACATTCCAAAGCAGCCATACAACCGGTTCCTGCAGAGGTGATGGCTTGTCTATAGATCTTGTCCTGGACATCACCAGCAGCAAAGACACCGGCAACCGAGGTTTGTGCAGTACCTGGCTTGGTTTGAATGTAACCATCATCGTCCATCTTTAATTGGTTGGCAAAAATTTGTGTTGCTGGAATGTGGCCAATAGCGTAAAAGAGACCATTGACCTTCAACTCGGATTCTTCTTTggtcttgttgttgtagatTTTCAAAGCTTGTAAGAGATTACCATCACCAAGAGCTTCCTTGGCCTCTGTGTTCCACAagatttccaatttttcattgttCATGGCTCTCTTTTGCATGATGCTTGATGCTCTTAACTGATCACGTCTCACCAAAAGATAAACTTTTGAAGCATACTTTGTCAAAAACAAGGCTTCTTCACATGCAGAGTCACCTCCACCAACAACTGCCAATGGATTGTTTCTGAAAATGGGTACTGCACCATCGCACACAGCACAAGCAGAGATACCTTGTTGCCAGTATTTGTCTTCACCGGGCAAATGCATTCTCTTTGCTGAAGCACCTGTTGCAATAACGATAGCATCAGTGGTGATTGGTTCTTCGTCTTCGTTGAATTCAGTCCACAATTTAAATGGTCTTTGCGACAAGTCACATTTGGAAATGGTTTCAGTGATAATCTCGGTACCGAATCTCTCACTTTGTTCTCTCATTCGTTCCATCAATGTGGTACCGCTGATACCTTGAGGGAAACCTGGGAAGTTTTCAATATCGGTTGTAGTAGTTAATTGAccaccagcagcaacaccatTTGCCAACATACCTTCGTACAAGGTTGTCTTGATCTCAGCACGAGTAAGGTAGATTGCTGCGGTGTGAGCAGCTGGACCTGAGCCAATGATT contains the following coding sequences:
- the PEP12 gene encoding SNAP receptor, whose amino-acid sequence is MSFNNAFDNDLERVATNTSHKYKDFPEFEALSDSIENQLHHIDHTLLSSIRKDLLNLDQTPAEEDQLLAEKLSSSFKKCTESYRKLNEFVKQLNDAIKQIESDHGDVETVYYLKQKESLQVKLVRDSLAKFKNYQQKFEVRQQSQLPNEDQGDSRLEDSNEQEFGEQQQQQQQQQVQITYEPVNAEELEQQTLLIQEREREIHQIHQDTQEINNIFSNLSSIINEQQLQVDSIENNIFDYSSNARHAASELRSAQRYQRRSSGTLFCCLMILIGVASFIILIGLIF
- the TRR1 gene encoding thioredoxin-disulfide reductase (BUSCO:EOG0926386D), with the translated sequence MVHHKVTIIGSGPAAHTAAIYLTRAEIKTTLYEGMLANGVAAGGQLTTTTDIENFPGFPQGISGTTLMERMREQSERFGTEIITETISKCDLSQRPFKLWTEFNEDEEPITTDAIVIATGASAKRMHLPGEDKYWQQGISACAVCDGAVPIFRNNPLAVVGGGDSACEEALFLTKYASKVYLLVRRDQLRASSIMQKRAMNNEKLEILWNTEAKEALGDGNLLQALKIYNNKTKEESELKVNGLFYAIGHIPATQIFANQLKMDDDGYIQTKPGTAQTSVAGVFAAGDVQDKIYRQAITSAGTGCMAALECEKFIAEQED